The genomic region caggtcatgatctcatggtttgtgagtttgagtcccgtgtggggctctgtgctaacagctcagagcctagagcctgcttcagattctgtgtctcctctctctctgtccctccccgcttgcagtctgtctctcagaaaaataaataaatgttaaaaaatgttttttagaaagCCGAAAACAACTaataagatgaaaaagaaatgacaataaaattggaaaacacCATGGCAGTTTCTTATATGgttaaacatatacttaccatAAAAcatagcaattctactcctaggaatgtttccaagaaaaatgaaaataaatattcacataaaaacatGGGCCCACTGCTCAGAGGGGCTTGATTCAAAATGGACAAATACTGAaaaccacccaagtgtcccatcaTCTGGTGACTAGGTAAACAAACTGTGATATATCTACACAATCTATATAATAGATAATCCTCCaggaatacaaaaaaagaaactcgTGATACCAGAAacatatggatgaatctcaaagcaTCTGATtaagtgaaggaaagaaacacaaaagactaTACACAGTAAGACTGCATTtagataaaattctagaaaattcaaaattacattGACAGGAAATGCGTTGGTAGTTAtcaggggcagaggtggggaggggaacatTTTTGCTGCAAAAGGGTGCAGGAGTGTTTCTAAGATAATGGAAATATTGTAAACCATCATAATGGCACTGGTGGCTGTCTGCTGGTGAAGATGTGCCAAACCTCAACCACTGTACCCTTAAACTGGTTATTATTTGTACATCACGCATCAATTGAAATATGTACATAGACATAAAATCTACATAAATAATCTACGTTTGGAAAGCAACCGCAAGCTTTTTtgtcaatttcattttatttttgttgcataatctttatttttaaaatataatttattctcatATTGGCTAACACACAGTGAGTAAAGTGTACTCTTGGCTGTTAGGGTAGATTCCAATGGTTCATCGCTCTTACAGCTTATTTTAATACACTACgatcatttcagaaaaaaaaaaaatgtgtttttaagttttccaAGTTTCTAGTTCCCTGAGGTTTTAAAGCAGCTGTAGAagtttctctttaaataaataaaataaacaaccaagAGATTCTCCCAGGAGACCTTAACTTTACAACTGATTCGTTACTTCAATTCTCATGTTCTGTGATTGCAGTAGTCATAATTAACCTTTTTTTATGCCATAATCCCAGGTGCCATTGTAAACCAAATCTCTGAAGGTGAACACAGAATCTCATTAACTATCAAAGTTCATATTCAATAGAGGCAGAGTAATGTTATTTTCTGGAGAGAGTAAATAAAGACGGTTACATTTACAATCAAGTCACAGTATCCCCAATGAATGAACAGGGGTGACCTAACAAAGGGTGACAGTTCAGAGAGATGTTTCAGTGAAAGCAAATATGAATTCTCCTGACAATCAGGCCCATGAGGTAGAATGAGTTGCCTCAAGAAACAGTGAGTTTAGCATCACTGGGCAGTACCTTGGTGGAGACATTGCAGGATATTTGGGGGGGGCTGACTCATCCGCCTGTGGAGTTCTCTTCTGCTCTAACGTCCTGTGTTTGAATAATTCCATGTTTCTGGGTGCAtccacagaagaaagagaaattcactAAATAGAGAGGAAATTACATTCCTGCCactaaaaccaaacaaagaaacaaaaacccaactgAAATTTGAGAAGCTTTTGGTCACTNNNNNNNNNNGGACAGTGGAGTTTATCCTCCTAGCGGTGATGTCCTTTGACCGCTACATGGCCATCTGTAACCCCCTGCGCTATACCATCATCATGAACAGCAACGTCTGTCTCCTACTGGTTCTGGGATGCTGGGTAGGAGCCTTCTTCTCAGTGTTGTGCCCAACTATTGTGGTGTCCAGACTGCCCTACTGTTATAAAGAAATCAGTCATTTTTTCTGTGACATTGCCCCTCTGCTACAGGTGGCCTGCATAGACACTCATTTCATTGAGATGATAAACTTCCTCTTATCTTCCCTCGTCCTCCTGACCTCGTTGGTACTCACCATTGTGTCTTACACCTACATCATTTCTACCATTTTGCGCATCCCCTCAGCCCAAGGACATCAGAAGGCATTTTCCACCTGTGCTTCTCACATCACGGTCGTCTCCATTGCCTATGGGAGCAACATCTTCATGTATGTGAGGCCCAGCCAGAGCCGTTCGCTGGATTTTGACAAAGTGACTGCTGTTCTCACCACTATGGTGACGCCTCTTCTGAACCCCTTCATTTATAGTCTAAGGAATGCAAAGGTAAAAAAAGTTTTGAGagaagcaatcagcaaaatcaTGTCCTTATTACACAGGAGAACTTGAACTCTCTTGCCTAGGCGAACTTGTAAGTTCGTTTGCTAAGAATGGCTATTTTCAACCCTTGGACTCTATATGGAGATATGCATGCTTGAAACCACAAAATCAAAGATATGTGGGAAGATATAAAAAGGCTTCATGTCACATCAGATACAAAGTATTGTAGTCAAGATCCAAGGGAGGCAATTCAAGCATagagaaaataacacattttgaaTTCTATTATTAGACCATCTCACACACAGAATATCATGAATCAATGAAAAATACTTAACTGAAGTCAGAAAACCCTGAATTTTAAGCCTGaatctattgcttttttttttatcatgtggCACTTAGCATATCTGAACCTTAGCTTTTTCAACAGTAATGTGGGAAATACATTTggtgattttcctttttctctttgttattgtAGGCCCAACCAAGATAGTCTAAGAAATACAGCCATGGGTAACTAATAGTGAGCACTTCTAACTGGTTCTTTTCAGATGTTTGAGATGCCTGGCTTCATTCCTGACAGCTAAAGACTGTAGATACTAACAGAAACAAGGAAGAAGAATATCCCAGCTTTGTACAGCATACTTAAATATGTACATCTGTATATCTCACCTCATCCTCTTAACCTTGAGAAGCTGATACTATTATCTCCAAAACCGAGGTCCACAGAGGTTAAGCCTCTTGCCCCAAACCATACCCTGGAGGGTGGCACAAATTTAAAGAATGCAGACTTCAGTCTACTGTACACCTCACTGTACCAGGAAGAAACTTTAGAGGGAAAAGAGTTAACCCGGAAGTTATCCACTTTTTTCTGAAACCAGGGCATTGCCTGCCTGCCCTAACTGTCTGGCAGACCTGCAGATAAGGGCAGACCAAGATACAGTTAGAATAGACCATGAGAGGGGCGCCTGCAcggctgtcggttgagcatccgacttaggctcaggttgtgatctcgggggtttgtgggtttgagccccgtgttgggttctgtgctgacggctcagagcctggagcctgcttcggattctgtgtctccctctctctgcccctctcctgcttatgatCTGTctgtctcattctcaaaaataaacattaaaaaaattaaaaaaaaaaaaaagaatagactgtGAGAGGCAACTGGCTTGGAAGGAAAACCAATTATCTTGAGACCACAATGGACCAGGGAGTCTAGACTAATCAACTGTGGCAGCTGGCTGATGTGGCAACCATATCCAGAAAAAATAAGCATCCTAGAATTCCTCTGGTTcggagaaaacaaaagcaaaaaactaatCATGCTCGCTTTAGTAAGATTGTGtttatgataataataatcaaGATATATAGAATCCCACAAGATAAGGAACAGGAAGACCTGGTAAGGGATGAGAATCAGGAATTAAAAAACCTTGAGGAACCAAGGCAGGTGCCCTCTTCGCCTCAGAATCTCTgatccttctcttgctctctctggaGTTATATGATCTCTATATTACTATTTTTCTCCACGTATCTTGAGGTACGCTGAATAATGGACCCCCAAAGTATTCAGGTCCTAATCTCTAAAACCCATGAACGTAAGTAACAAATAAGGTACACAAGGCAAAGGGATCTCACAGGGGTGattaaattaaagatcttgagagagggaggtcatcctggattatctagatgGGTCCTCATTATAATCATAAGTGTCATTATGCGAGAGACAATAGAGGGAGATTTTACCACACAAGAGATGGTAATTTGataacagaagcagagagaaatttGAAGATGCTGTGCTACCGcctggaagacagaggaaggggccaCGAGCTAAGGAATGcacttctagaagctggaaaaggcaagaaaatgagtTCTTTCCTCTGGCACAGCCCACTGACACCTGTTCAGGCCCGTGGAAGCcgattttggacttctggtctccagactGGGATAAAATATCTCAGTGCTGTTTTAAGACCCCcaactttgtggtaatttgttacagcacccACGTTCCTCTCTACGCCAACTATTTTACTTCACTTCTCCGTGCACACAGAAGGTAATGGCTGCTTCAGTCATTTGTAAATAATGCCTATAGGCAGTCATAGATATATATTCATACAAGCATATATATTGAATGCACTTAAATATGTTGATATACATGTAGACAGAGAATTTAtttggatatatatttaaaatgatctcAGGTCAAAAGCCAAGTTCCTGGAAGGAAGATCCTATTGGTCGATTGGAGGTGAGATGCCCTCTCCTGATTCACTGATTGGTGACAGGAAAGGTTCACAAGGAGTTAAATTGCCTTCTATTCATGCAGCCACTGAGCAGGTGCCATGGAGACAAGCACAGCATAAGAACAGGGAGAAAACAGTAGGTATCTCTAAGATCAAAAAGAGTCCCTACCAGTGTGGTCATTAACCTTCTAGCTGCATGAACAATGACTGACACTTTAAGAATTGACGCGACTCTATCTTGAGAAAATAGGCAGAGAAAGTGCTGCCTTAAGGATGGATTCAGAATATCATAAAGGAACACCATCCATCCTAAGATATTGCGGCAAACAAATGTCTAAAGATCAGAAGAAACTAGAACAATATCACCAGGAATGAAGCACTCATATAATGATCTGCTATGCACTCATTACCAGACACTAAATGAGATAGGATTTAGATACTATCTAaagtatctatataaatataggggcgcctgggtggcgcagtcggttaagcgtccgacttcagccaggtcacgagctcgcggtccatgagttcgagccccgcgtcaggctctgggctgatggtgatggctcggagcctggagcctgtttccgattctgtgtctccctctctctctgcccctcccccgttcatgctctgtctctctctgtcccaaaaataaataaaaaacgttgaaaaaaaaaatatctatataaatatagatacttTATAAAGTATATATCTACTATATAAAGTAACTATACTAGTTACTATATTAGCTTCCTaatgctgccataacaaagttagcagcttaaaataacacagattTATCATCTGACTGTTCTGTGGGTCACAAGTTCAATACAAGCCTCCCCAGCCCAAATTCAGCAGGCTGCATTCCTTTCCAGGGGCTCTAGGGGAAAATCCATTCCCTATCCATCTGACTTGTTGACAGAATTCCCTTCCTTGAAGCTGTGGGACCAAGGTCCTCTTTTCTTGCTTGCTGGCTATCACCCAAGGGCCGTTCCCAGTTTCTAGAAGATGCTTCAGTTCTTGACTCATGGCCCCCCTTCCTCTACCTTCAGAGCCAACAATAGCAGGACATGTATCTCTCAAGTCTCAAATCTCTCCTTCTTCCATCTCCCCTATGACTTGGCTGACAAAGTTCTCCACTTTTAAAGACTCATTTGACTGGAGTGGGCCCACCTTAATATCCAGGATAATATCACCAATTCAAGTGgatcagtcggtcaagcatcccacttcagctcaggtcatgatctcatgatttgtgagtttgagccccatgtcaggctctgtgctgacggctcagagcctggagcctgctttggattctgtgtctctctctgcccttcccccactcgttctctgtctctgtctctctctctctctttctctctcaaaaataaacattaatttttttaataaataaacattaaaaaagtatatatatatatatatatatatatatatatcaccaatTCAAGGTCCTTTTCTTGAACTACTTTTGCAAAGTCCTTTCTGCCaagtaaagtaacatattcacagattctggggattaggacatgaatATCTTTAGGTGCCATTATTCTGCTTGCCAGCATTATGTTGCTAGTGGTCATGAtccaagaaaggaagaataaagaacagAGCACAGCAGGATTTCTTAAAGCCATTATTACATCCTTAACTTTATCTTTCATCACTTAAAACCAGAAGAATTTACAAATTCCAGAATACGAAAGACTAGTGAAAAGCAGCAAtgttcaaaaatacatatatgaattagctatgtttgtttttatgtaaatcaTGGTTTGCTAAAAATGAATATAGTCTTCCCtttctgctgttttaattttttaatgaattcccATGTTACTCAAAGCCCCTATTCTGGTATCattaacacagaaaagaaaaacccaagcaAATAGTGAATTTAAGCATGATTTTGGTACCCAGCTGGGGCTGGCCCCAGGTTGAGCCAGGCTTAAAACTGCAAATATCTTAAAAAGTTCATAAACtctgaaaaataacataaatatactGTTTTACTTTGATGTCGATTATTATGCTTATGATCAATATTGTTATAATAAAAGATAATCATAGCAGTTTCTACATTGATTCAAATTAGTTGAGTTACTTTTCCCAAATTTCGGGACATCTGGAAGGTTCCTTACTTTTCCCATCTGCAACTATGACTAGATATTTTAAACTACTCTCTTTTTCAATatggaggaaagaggaggaacaAACCAAAGCACATCCACTTGCTAGATGAATTCTATTCCTCCAACTAAGGATGAAGGGCATCCCAACCAGGGAAACACTGTCAAATGTAATGAGTTTAATGAATTCATTGATCCTTCCACTTGCCAGGTAATTCTCACGTGCTCCTTCCTCCTGACTCAGTTGTAATACAATATTCAGCAACAACAACCATGAACATACACCTCAATCACATCACAAGAATGCGATAAAACATACCAAATTATTGTCATCGGTAGTCAAGAGTTTAGCTAAGCTACTCCATTTGGCACCCATTTGGCCAACCATTTGGCCAACCAGCACCCATTTGGCCAACCCATTTGGCCAAGCAGCCTGCTGTGACTTAAACTGACACTAGTCCCCTCATGCAAGCACACGCCCTAGATAGCAGTCTGCAGAGTCACAGACATAGGTCACTTTCTGACACGACCTCCCCCACGGTTCTTGTGCCCAACCATCTTCCCCATCCACCAGCACCTTCCCTTTGTGCGCCCCTTCAATAAGGCCCCAGTGTAACTTACCAAAACTCACTCTTTTGGTTACAATTGACCAATGTGGCTTTAGCCCGGGAACCCCAAAGCCCTCCAAGTTCTAATGAAGGCATATGCCCCGGGTGATTCCTCTCTGTCTGCATTCTGCCTCCAAGAGAAGCCCCCCCCAAGGTATGCCAGGTGCCTCCTCCAAGACCTGTGAGTAATAAACTCTATCATAACTCCTCTTGTGGTCTGTTCGACTGCAGCTCACCCTCGACAGGCACCGTCTTCTCCACTTAAGAAATGTTAACTTGACAAATTAATAGCAGGGGGGTACAACTACATGACTGTTGGCTTCATTCTTAAAATGcactgaaaaataatttgtgtttgtgcatgtgtgcatgtgtggtacATTTCAGAAGTGTGCATTTCTTCTGTGAACTTTAAAAACCTcttattaaaaacatcttttatcATCTAGGATCGCTGGCCCTCCCCAAGAATGTTGTTTAAAGTTAACTAGGGATTCCTTCATTAATACGCTTTCTTACTTTCAGTATTTGGCAGAAAGTAAGGTCCCCTTTTTAAGAGATGataatgttggggcacctgggcggctcggtcggttgagcgtccgacttcagctcaggtcatgatcccacggtccgtgaattcgagccccacatcgggctctgtgctgacagctcagagcctggagcctgcttcggattctgtgtctccctctctctctgtccctctcccactcacactctgtctctcaacaatgaataaatattttttttaaataataataataattaaaagatgataatgttgaggggcacctgggtagctgtgtcggttaagcatctgacttcagttcagatcatgacctcgaggtttgtgggttcaagccctgtgtggggctctgtgctgacagctcagagcctggagccttctttggattctgtgactccctcttttctgcccttcccccactcatgctctgtctctgtctctcaaaaaataaatattaaaaaacataaaaaacaataaaagatgaCAATGTTGAAAATGATTATGTATAAACTCTAGCTATAAAATtgtcagtaattattttttaatcttaacctattttttaaaattttttaatgtttatttatttttgagagagacagacagagcaccagcaagggaggggcagagaggaagacacagaatccaaagcagggtccaggctctgagctgtcagcacagagcccaatgcagggctccaactcacgaaccatgagatcatgacctgagccgaagtcggacgcttaaccgactgagccacccagatgccccatactCTTAacctattttagattttttagccattctgagatcTCGAAAAGAATTGACCATCTTATAACCACACAATCAGTGTAAAAGAGAAGAGCTTGAAATAACACGTCAAATGAGAGAATACTATCTAtgaccaataaataaaatatcaagttATTCTAATACTATTAGTAGTTATATAGTCTCTTCATGTGCAGAAATGCATGTATATGCCCTCCCGACACTGTACTGAAATCAGAGACATCACCTGACTTGAGGAGAGTGTATAAAAAATGCAGTGTacgtgctcgcttcggcagcacatatactaaaaaatgcAGTGTATCATTTTACTTGTTTAGGCAAACGCATCTCATCTTGTTTGGGCAGCAGTCACGACACCGACTCTGAAAAAAACCTATACTTACATGTACAAAACCATTTCATTCATCATatcccaaaattaaaaacaacccgAATGACTATTTGCAGGATAATGGATAAGCagatatagtatttttttaagtttatttatttatttttgaggagagagagataaaggcagggcagagagctagagagagacagatggatatggagaatcccaagcaggctccacgctgtcagctcagagcctgacatagggctcaaactcttgaaccatgagatcgtgacctgagccaaaatcaagagtcaaacactcaaccaactgagccacccaagcaccccagataTAGTATGTTTttacagtgggatattattcaacATTAAATGGAAGGACCCAACGATGCAATAAGCTAGATGAATTTTGAGaaacattatgttgagtgaaataaccCCAATGTAAAAGAACTACATGATTACATTTGTGAAGTCCATGAACAGGCAAATCTGACCTATGCTcatagaaatcagaaaatcatTGCAGGTATGTAACGACTGGGAAGgacatgagggaactttctggggtaattaaaattttctgcatcTTGTTTGAACTGGTGGTTTATGGCCATGTACCATCAACAAAACTTTTTgaaccaaattttaaattttagtgccTGTTATATACAAATTAAACCTCAATAAACAATTTTCTTACATCTCTACACAAGGTAAACTCAGGCTCAAATTTACAAGTGAATTCACCAACTACCAAAGAACAAGTC from Panthera uncia isolate 11264 chromosome D1, Puncia_PCG_1.0, whole genome shotgun sequence harbors:
- the LOC125929619 gene encoding olfactory receptor 6M1-like, translated to MDDKPNFFNYSYTPGRLWVEFILLAVMSFDRYMAICNPLRYTIIMNSNVCLLLVLGCWVGAFFSVLCPTIVVSRLPYCYKEISHFFCDIAPLLQVACIDTHFIEMINFLLSSLVLLTSLVLTIVSYTYIISTILRIPSAQGHQKAFSTCASHITVVSIAYGSNIFMYVRPSQSRSLDFDKVTAVLTTMVTPLLNPFIYSLRNAKVKKVLREAISKIMSLLHRRT